A DNA window from Thiothrix subterranea contains the following coding sequences:
- a CDS encoding exodeoxyribonuclease VII small subunit has product MPRKQAEISTNPANFETAMLALETLVQRMESGELSLEDSLKEFERGVLLTRQCQEALKAAEQRVKLLSADGQESHFPQQGDA; this is encoded by the coding sequence ATGCCGAGAAAACAGGCGGAAATCAGCACTAACCCAGCCAATTTTGAAACCGCGATGTTGGCGTTAGAAACGCTGGTGCAGCGTATGGAAAGTGGTGAGTTATCTTTGGAAGATTCCCTCAAAGAATTTGAACGTGGCGTGTTGTTAACGCGACAGTGCCAAGAGGCGCTGAAAGCCGCCGAGCAACGGGTCAAATTGTTGAGTGCGGATGGTCAGGAAAGTCACTTTCCGCAGCAAGGGGATGCCTGA
- a CDS encoding DUF2914 domain-containing protein has product MLNRYQQATAYLILMGTLAIGTPLSKAEETVIAYPTSPTLPATPAPATTAADSTLTPQVTRAAFTTVITAREPNDQLTRVSAGQNVYYFTELLNLQGRIITHRWEKDGAFQLGLQFPVGGQRWRVHSNKMIAPNLPGVWKVSVINDDGSVLHQDTLLVEAITASDPVTTAPETLPETPAAPPVSTPKPEPAPQAIWDTLPR; this is encoded by the coding sequence ATGTTAAACCGTTATCAACAAGCAACCGCATACTTAATACTCATGGGCACGTTAGCGATTGGTACGCCGCTGAGTAAGGCGGAAGAAACCGTTATTGCTTACCCCACTAGCCCGACTTTACCCGCGACACCAGCGCCAGCTACTACAGCGGCTGACAGCACACTGACACCACAAGTCACTCGCGCTGCATTTACTACGGTTATCACAGCTCGCGAACCCAATGATCAGTTAACCCGTGTCAGTGCAGGGCAAAATGTTTATTACTTCACCGAATTACTTAACTTGCAAGGGCGGATTATCACGCATCGCTGGGAAAAAGATGGCGCTTTTCAACTCGGTTTACAGTTTCCGGTAGGTGGGCAACGCTGGCGAGTACACTCTAACAAAATGATCGCCCCTAATCTGCCCGGCGTTTGGAAAGTCAGTGTTATCAATGATGACGGCTCAGTATTGCACCAAGACACCTTACTGGTTGAGGCCATTACAGCGTCTGATCCCGTAACAACCGCACCTGAAACCTTACCGGAGACTCCGGCAGCTCCACCTGTCAGCACACCTAAGCCCGAACCAGCACCGCAAGCTATTTGGGATACCTTACCACGCTAA
- the zapD gene encoding cell division protein ZapD → MMIYAQPLSDDIRRISEPYMIGYEQPLNEKIRLFMRLELLMGRFQYHISTDPKPEDTVAALHLLLDLYNLSARLDVKSEILKEIDRMGQSARLLLRREDADAARLDAVLEKLNHHSDVLYQQRGQLGQHLKTHTFFNSLRQRSTLPGGLNGFDIPLFHYWQEQAINVRVDDLREWIEPYVTANAAARELLNIVRDFGERHAEVAKEGFYQSMLEARKPYQMMRVELPDSVDYYPEISAGKQRFTLRFVNADMLAERGKQNQKDVNFTLVLCSF, encoded by the coding sequence ATGATGATTTATGCACAACCGCTGAGTGACGACATCCGCCGAATTTCCGAGCCATACATGATTGGTTATGAGCAGCCGTTAAACGAAAAAATCCGTTTATTTATGCGATTGGAATTGCTAATGGGGCGATTTCAATACCATATTTCTACTGATCCCAAACCTGAGGATACGGTAGCGGCACTGCATTTGTTGCTGGATCTGTATAACCTTTCTGCCCGCCTTGATGTCAAAAGCGAAATCCTGAAAGAAATTGACCGCATGGGGCAATCAGCACGTTTGTTATTGCGTCGCGAAGATGCGGATGCGGCGCGTCTTGATGCGGTACTAGAAAAACTCAATCACCACAGTGATGTGTTGTACCAGCAGCGGGGGCAACTGGGGCAACATTTAAAAACGCACACGTTTTTCAACAGTTTGCGCCAACGCTCTACCTTGCCCGGTGGTTTGAATGGCTTTGATATTCCGCTGTTCCATTATTGGCAAGAGCAAGCGATCAATGTGCGGGTCGATGATTTGCGTGAATGGATTGAGCCTTATGTGACCGCCAATGCTGCCGCTCGTGAGTTGCTGAATATTGTGCGTGATTTCGGTGAGCGTCATGCAGAAGTGGCTAAGGAAGGTTTCTATCAGTCGATGCTGGAAGCGCGTAAGCCTTATCAAATGATGCGGGTAGAACTGCCTGATAGCGTTGATTATTATCCTGAAATCAGTGCGGGAAAACAGCGTTTCACCTTGCGTTTTGTGAATGCGGATATGCTGGCAGAACGGGGTAAGCAAAATCAAAAAGATGTGAATTTTACCTTGGTATTGTGTTCTTTCTGA
- the coaE gene encoding dephospho-CoA kinase (Dephospho-CoA kinase (CoaE) performs the final step in coenzyme A biosynthesis.), with translation MLKIGLTGGIGCGKSTAVQRFRELGVPVIEADLIAREVVAIGQPALQEIAGLFGSPSLQADGALNRAWLRQTVFSDPVCLQQLESILHPRIRAEILTKIAACSDSAYVIVDVPLLFEKGYTQLFDRILVIDCLPDQQKLRVRQRDGSDDSVIMSIMQSQIEREARLQQAHDIISNTASITDFYEKIDDLNIKYIKLSEA, from the coding sequence ATGCTAAAGATTGGCTTAACAGGTGGTATTGGTTGTGGCAAATCCACAGCCGTGCAACGTTTTCGAGAACTCGGCGTGCCGGTTATTGAAGCCGATCTTATTGCCCGTGAAGTCGTGGCAATAGGGCAACCTGCCTTGCAGGAAATCGCTGGTTTATTTGGTTCTCCATCACTTCAAGCGGATGGTGCGCTTAATCGTGCGTGGCTACGCCAAACGGTTTTTAGTGACCCTGTGTGCCTACAACAGCTTGAATCCATTCTACATCCGCGCATTCGCGCCGAAATCCTTACCAAAATTGCCGCTTGTAGCGATAGTGCTTATGTGATTGTTGATGTCCCACTCTTGTTTGAAAAGGGCTATACTCAACTTTTCGATCGAATCTTGGTAATTGATTGTTTGCCAGACCAGCAAAAGTTGCGCGTCAGGCAGCGTGACGGCAGTGATGATAGCGTGATTATGTCTATCATGCAGTCGCAAATCGAGCGCGAAGCACGTTTGCAGCAAGCTCATGACATTATTAGCAATACTGCGTCAATTACTGATTTTTATGAAAAAATTGATGATTTAAATATTAAATACATAAAATTGTCAGAAGCTTAG
- the rpsT gene encoding 30S ribosomal protein S20, whose protein sequence is MPNIASAKKRVRQSEVSRMHNRHMRTRLRTQIKNVLRAIDAGDREAALSAYQAAVPVIDSIADKGIIHKNKAARHKSRLNAHIKALQA, encoded by the coding sequence TTGCCTAACATAGCTTCAGCTAAAAAACGTGTTCGCCAGAGCGAAGTAAGCCGTATGCACAACCGTCATATGCGCACGCGTTTACGTACACAAATTAAAAATGTCTTGCGTGCTATCGACGCTGGCGACCGCGAAGCTGCCCTGTCTGCTTACCAAGCGGCTGTGCCTGTGATTGATTCCATTGCTGACAAAGGTATCATTCACAAGAATAAAGCAGCACGCCATAAAAGCCGTCTGAACGCACACATTAAAGCGCTGCAAGCCTAA
- a CDS encoding ParB/RepB/Spo0J family partition protein has product MAKKPSLGRGLDILLSSVRGDGEQSDDTVLKQLPVERIRPGQYQPRTRMDPDALQELADSIKAQGLVQPIVVRKLGGGEYELIAGERRWRASQLAGLHTIPAVVREVPDQSVAAMSLIENIQREDLNALEEASGLRRLIDEFGLTHQQTAEAVGRSRAAVTNLLRLLELQAETKALVDAGQLEMGHARALLGLHGQQQIDIAQKVAQQQLSVRETERLVKSLLEAGQKPVTVFKPSPDVVKLEQTLADTLGAKVAIRYNRTGKGKLVIEYNSLDELDGILGHIQ; this is encoded by the coding sequence ATGGCAAAGAAACCGAGTCTGGGGCGCGGTCTTGATATTTTGTTGAGTTCTGTCCGAGGCGACGGCGAACAATCTGACGATACCGTGTTGAAACAGCTTCCGGTCGAGCGCATTCGCCCCGGTCAGTACCAGCCACGTACCCGTATGGATCCTGATGCCCTGCAAGAATTAGCCGATTCCATCAAAGCCCAAGGGTTGGTGCAGCCCATTGTGGTGCGCAAACTCGGAGGCGGCGAATACGAGCTGATTGCCGGTGAGCGCCGTTGGCGAGCCTCGCAGTTAGCTGGGCTGCATACGATTCCCGCCGTGGTACGCGAAGTCCCTGATCAGTCCGTGGCAGCGATGTCGCTGATCGAAAATATCCAGCGCGAAGACTTGAACGCCTTGGAAGAAGCCAGCGGTTTGCGGCGCTTGATTGACGAATTCGGTTTGACCCACCAGCAAACGGCGGAAGCGGTCGGGCGTTCGCGTGCGGCGGTGACAAACTTGCTGCGCCTGTTGGAGTTACAAGCAGAAACCAAAGCACTGGTGGATGCTGGGCAGCTTGAAATGGGACATGCGCGTGCTTTACTGGGATTACATGGTCAACAACAAATCGACATTGCCCAAAAAGTAGCGCAACAACAGCTTTCGGTGCGTGAAACGGAGCGTCTTGTCAAAAGCCTATTGGAAGCAGGGCAGAAGCCTGTTACCGTGTTCAAACCCTCGCCGGATGTGGTGAAGTTGGAACAAACCCTTGCGGACACCCTTGGTGCGAAAGTAGCGATTCGTTACAACCGCACGGGCAAGGGTAAATTGGTCATTGAATACAATAGTTTAGATGAACTCGACGGTATTCTCGGTCATATTCAGTAA